In the Arachis ipaensis cultivar K30076 chromosome B10, Araip1.1, whole genome shotgun sequence genome, one interval contains:
- the LOC107620595 gene encoding uncharacterized protein K02A2.6-like, with protein MDILGQKEQLAKVLQSGFYWPSIFKDAREFVQQCNECQRTGGLTKKNEMPQNFILEVELFHLWSIDFMGPFSPSYSFRYILVVVEFVPKWVEAIATTTCDAPIVLQFLKKYIFTRYGVPKGLVSDGGSHFCNKQMEKLLHKYGVNHKIATPYYSQTNGQGELAKRELKRILEKTVGVTRKDWARKIDDALWA; from the coding sequence ATGGACATTTTGGGCCAGAAAGAACAGCTTGCTAAGGTGCTTCAAAGTGGCTTTTATTGGCCATCCatattcaaggatgccagagagtttgttcagCAATGCAATGAATGCCAGAGGACAGGAGGCCTAACAAAaaagaatgagatgcctcaaaactttaTTTTGGAAGTGGAATTGTTTCATCTTTGGAGcatagacttcatgggacctttttccCCATCATATTCCTTCCGATACATACTAGTAGTTGTGGAATTTGTCCCCAAATGGGTGGAGGCCATAGCAACAACTACATGTGATGCACCAATTGTTCTCCAATTCCTCAAGAAATACATCTTTACCAGATATGGGGTACCTAAGGGTcttgttagtgatggtggcagccacttttgcaacaaacaaatgGAGAAGTTACTCCACAAATATGGGGTAAATCACAAAATAGCCACACCATATTATTCTCAAACCAATGGTCAGGGCGAATTGGCCAAGAGGGAGCTAAAGAGAATCTTAGAGAAGACTGTTGGAGTCACAAGGAAAGACTGGGCAAGAAAGATAGATGATGCCCTGTGGGCATAA